Genomic DNA from Mobula birostris isolate sMobBir1 chromosome 18, sMobBir1.hap1, whole genome shotgun sequence:
gggtccacaactgttcacgatatacattaacgatctgtaAGAGCGGACCAAGTgtaatgtatctaagtttgctgatgatactagattgagtagaaaagcaaattgtgtagaagatacggagagtctgcagagagaaagagataggAGTGggtaagggtctggcagatggagtacaatgttggtaaatgtgaggtcatcaaatttggaaggaaaaatgaaaaatattattatttaaatggtaaaaaattgcagcatgctgctgtgcagagagaCTTTGGAGTGCTTGTCAAGATTCCAAAGAGTGGTCAATCTATGGAGTGCTTTGAagcacaaaaggttggtttgcgggtgcagcaggctatcaagaaggcaaatggaatgttagccttcagtgctggagggattgaatttaagaacagggaggttatgctgcaactgtagagggtactggtgaggctgcaactggagtactgtgcagttctggtctcctgatTTGAGGAAgggtatactggctttggaggcagtgcagaggaagttcaccagattgattccagagatgaggggattagcctatgaggagagattgagtcgcctgagattcagaagaatgagaagagatcttatagaaacttataaaattatgaaagggatagataagatagaggcagaaaagttgtttccactggtaggtaagACTAGAATTAGGGGGcaaagcctcaagattcaggggagtagatttaggttggagatgaggaggaactgttttttcCAAAGAGTGgtcaatctatggaattctctgcccaatgaagcagtggaggctatctcagtaaatatatttaagacaaggttggggttggatagatttttgcagagtcggggaattaagggttatggggaaaaggctggtaggtggagatgagtccatggccagatcagccatgaacttattgaatggcagagcaggctcatcgggccagatgacctactcctgctcctatttcttaagccagactttgaatttaataatattatgggGGCTTGTTTGCATCTAAGGATGTTCCTAAGTCAGGCGATTGTAACCCGGGGAAGGCCTATGGTCAATTATATTGTCAATGTTGAAACAGTCAAATTTGCCTTTGAAGAGGATATCAATAATATCATTGTTTCATTCCAGAAGGAAATTCAATGTATACAGCTTTAAAGAAATTCATTTTCTGTAATGTACTGAGACACTCATATGACAATATTCTCCATAAATTTGTGTTTACCTTTTGATAGGCACTACTGACCATTGTAATACTGCAGTTATTAAAACGAGCCAGGCTGCTGAAGATTGAACCCTATTTACTGGAGCGTGGTGAGATTTTCTTGCTCCCTTCCATTTGTTTCAGTTTTCATTCCATCTTAATTATGTGGGCTGTGACTGCCTCCTACTCTACTGTCTTCATGTTCATCAGGCAGTTCACCCCAATGGCCAGCTTAGCTCTGATGCAAGCATTCAACCTGAAAAAGAGAGCCTCTTCCAGCATTGGTCACCTGGTGCTGATGGTTACTTTGTGCTCAGTTCTTGCAGGTAAGAGGTGATGATGATGAATTTGTTTGTAAAATTTGTATTAAAAATGGGCATCTTTCACGCCCCTTTCAAAGCACCACAAAATATTTCGCAGAGTGTAGTCATCGATGTACTGTAGACAATATATGAAAGTCTGGATACATCACTTCAAAGTAATTCCTGAAGTAATATATGCAGAGGCAAGGTTGTGGTTTCAAGTTCTGCTTCCACATCTGATAAGATTTAAGAGCAGAACTGGGAATACAGAAATAGGAGCAGATTGTGGGAAGCTGGTGGACCCCACCGTGGTTCctgatgaccacatctgcagtaAGTATtgctgttggagaaactcaggctCAAAGGTGATGACTTGggatctgagcttcaaacactgcgaTGCATAGGGGAGTGGGAGAGTTACCTGAACTCTCTGTTTCAGGAGGCAGTTCACACCCAACAGATTAACTACTTCAAATttggtctgtggtcagggacaggAGAGTGTGACTGTGAGCGAGGCAGGTAGAGGGATCCAGTAGGTGGTGGTGCTGGAGGAGCCCTTGAGGTCAGAGATTGTTGCTACCATGAGGCTGAGGGTGGGGGCAATAGCGAGGATGAGCAATCGAACTATCATTCAGGGACCCAGtccaggaggtgggggggggggggtggcaagagaggagaaaTGTATTTGTAATTGGGAatagttctgctcctatggtctaattaggccatttggcccattgagtctgctctgttttTTGATCATGGTTGActtaatttccctctcaaccccattctcctgccttttccctgtgacCTTTAATGcacttcctaatcaagaacctattaatctccactttaaatatggccaatgacttggtttccacaggcaccagtggcaacaaattccacagatttaccacccactggctaaagataTGGATGCCTGTATGCATACTGTATATGTTTGTAATCTAATGTCTTATCTCCACAACATCTCTAACCCAGTGCTGGAGTCTGTGCCTTTGATCCGACATTCACGATATCCCATTCTCAGTGGCAAGGCTTCAGCACCTGTGACGTTATACTTTGTTATTTCCTTTCATGTCTATTGCAGCTAACTCTTTCCATGGAAAGTTGACTACAAACTTGTTTCAATCCTTATCTAATTTTTCAGTCACCTCTCCCAACACGTGTTCAGAACTCTTAAGATTATAAGATGCAGGTTATTGTTAAAAGTGAGGAAaagtttatataaaaaaaaccctcaaactccaaatgccCCACCATTCATAAGATGATATATAGAAATACAATGGTTAAGCCACACAATGAGCAATTCATTATTTTGGATAACAATTTGGCTGAGGGATTTAAATTCAGTAAAATATATTTAGTGATCATTATTAAATCAGTAATGTTGACCTTACAACATATTAGACTGAGATAGTTTATTCACGTCCTTTACGGTAGAAAATTTGCTGCCTTAACTTGGTGGGGTTCATAAGGTTCTGGACAGAGGCAATGTGGTTTAGAATGCTGGCTTTCCACAGGGCATTGATTTTCTTTTTTGTCCAATGAGTTTACAAGATTTTGCAGAGACACCGCTGATGGTATTTCCATTGCCTTGAGGTGCATGCTATAGGTAGTCTGTGCTCAGATGAGTAAACATGTAATTTATTGCTACATGGTAAACCAGGAGTTTTCTATACTCATTCAGCTCTGTTGAAAGTACCATATCTTTCCCATGCTCAGCACCAGACTCCTGAAACACAAAATATCCCACAAGAAAAGATTACCACATTTACAGAAGAACATGTTCAAGGATGTGCTCATAGTATCCTTGAAGAAATACAATATCCCCAAGTCCTGGGAATCtcagacttctggctgttcaaaGTGAAGAAGGAGCATTTGGGATGGTATTGAGATTCTGAAATCAATGTCACGAAGGCACACATAAGTTCTGTGTAAGTAGCAGAATGAATGCATTACTGACTACCCAAACATCCATTCCCTCAAGCTGCTTATCCATTTGTGCAAGAATTTGGTTCCAAAGTTGGTCTCGCCAGCCTCCTCAAAACCCAAGAAAGCAGAGTGGTAGCAAGCTATTCTCAACCCCAATAAACTGCCTAAAAATAGTTTGTCCTTTGAAATCGCCTAGCAATGCACTGAattgttaaaaaaaatacaaattagaATGGATAATGCAGCTGACGCTGATCTTAAACATCATAGTCATGTGCTGTAgaagaaacaaactgctggaggtaaTCAACAGgttagtcagcatctgtggagggaaatagatgaTCGATGCTTCAGTTCCAGATGTAAGGCTTCAACTTGaaacatccttcaagagggtgaaccatcACCAAGCATCAGGACACGACAGTGTACCTGGCAGggtttgaaaacctgtgccaaccatctGATGGGAGTGTTCAAGGGCATTTCCAGCCTCTCACTACTGCTGTGAGTGggtctcacctgcttcaaaaagataTTAAACATACCAGTACGCAAGGGCAGCAGGGTGATcttcctcaatgactatcagactgtagcactcatatctactgtgataAAATGTAAAATGGTCAtgtctagaattaactcctgtctgagCAAAgatctggacctgctgcaatttgcctaccaccacaacaggtccacagcaaaaccatctcactgggtctccttgtccactttcatctcatgttattCATCCAGTCTGTTAACTTTGGATGCTTTACGTCAGACCCCTTCCTTTCAAAGTTAAACACATCAAGTTCCTTCacttttccctttcataaatcaaaaCTTCAATGCGTGGGCAGCATTTGAAATTCTACTACTTAAGGCCATGCACTAAAAGCTGGCAAGTGCTGTTCAGATAGAGAATTATTCTGGgggacatgagagactgcagatgctggaatctggagctagAAACAaactattggaggaactcagtgggtcgagcagcatcaatggaggcaaagggatgatCAACATTTTGGttcgagaccctgcatcaggaccattCTTTTCAGCTGGCATGGGCATGATAGAATGAAAAACCCTCTGTGATGTAAATGGTTCATGGTTTAACGAACAAATCTATATGTGATAAAGAGTGAACAGTCCTCAGGATAATTGTAGATTAGGGTACAATACAGTTTTTTCAGCTGTTCCTCTGCATTTTACTGTACTGTTAAATATTTTATTGTAGTGTCTAAGAATCCTCGGTTCACATCAACTCAATTACTTCCCTAGGCTTCATGAAGCATGTCACCCATTTCACTTCCTGGGACAAACATCTTACACTTACTCTCCTTAAATTCGATCTATCACTTCCTTAATAAAGCACAATATCTTTCTTAAATTTGGGAGCATCACAACCAGTAgctcaattgatattcatttgAATGTATTATGTTGTTTTGATTAATGAAAGAAAAAGTTTATCAATATTCCCGCCCTAATTTCTAACTTTGTCCTGTTCTAATTTTCCCTTCTTTAGGTGTTCGCAGTTTCAACGATGAAGCCATTGTCTACATCTATGGGTTGCTGAACCTCATGCTTGAGAGCATGTATCTCATTTTGCTCCAAAAGATTTGTGAAGACCAAAAAACTTCGGTGATGGATGTCCACTACACCTGTACCATTAACAGCTGCCCACTGCTGTTTGTGTACTGCCTTCTCCACCCAGAAACACAACGAATCTACGTGTCAGGAAGTTGGACTAGTCTGATCTTTCTGGGCTTCTTTTCCTTGGTGCTTATCCTGGGGTGTTTGCTGAAGTTTCTCATTTGTCTGTGTACCTTGCTGAGCTCAGCTCTGATGGCGAGCATGATGGTGATTGCAAAGACAGATGCACTGACTCTAAGGACCATCATTGCTAATGAATGGACGTTCTTATCACCACAACTCACTACTCTTCTCATCAGTGCCAGTGGAATAGGCATCTTTTTATATAAAGTTAGTGGAGAAACAAATATATCAACAAGGAAAGAGAGAGTGGGAATCCAACTCTGAAAAGTATCTCAAGCATTGGAATTTATGGGAGCCAATGTAGCCTGGCTGTTAGCATGATGCCTTTAGTTCagagcatcagagttcagagttcaattgtggtgctatctgtaaggagtttgtctgttcttcctgtgacagtgtgggtttcctctgggtactctagtttcctcccgcaatccaaagacgtaggttaattggtcattgtaaattgtcctgtgattaggctagggtaaaataggtgggttgttgagAGATGCaactcattgggctgaagggcctgttccatgctgtagggcaggggtccccaaccttttttgcaccgcggactggtttaatattgacaatattcttgcggactggccgaccgggggtggggggggggggtgtttaaggagggttaaactcacctcaacatgtattttacagttagggttgccaaccttctcacttccaaataagggacaaaggtagcagtcaaatcccaggacactttaccccaggaaagactaccatgaccatgatgccttgcgcgggcacctatgTACGCATGCGCATACATGccgaccccccccccaacaaatcggttttgccttcatcttcccgactatactgtgcatacattatttctactttatatagactgtgtatttatcatatcattcctgattttactctgttagtgttatttattttcggttttatgtggtatttggtatgacttggtaggttattttttgggtctgggaacactaaaaaaattttcccatataaattaatggtaattgctttttcgTTTCACGCCATTTccgcatgaaaggtttcataggaatgctctaccttagcgggggaaatacaggacaagggcggtcccgtatggaacaaaccaatttagcccaatattcgtgatgtcccggcaaatacgggacagttggcaaccctatgttcaagttcaacagtgcgtgacagggaatgaggaaaggtgcagctgactcatatcattccctcgcggcccggtagttggGGGACTGCTGCTGTAGTGGGTGCTATGCTAGTGTACCAGTTAGCATGAtgccattacagcttggggcattccagagtcctccccatggaatgcatgggtttcctcccacagtccaaagacctaccaggtgggttaattggctggtgtaaattgtcccgtgattaggcattATAATAAACACTGGAGTAGAATGCAGAGGAACTGCTGCATAAACTGTATAGTACCCTAATCTACAATTATCCTGAGGACTGTTCATTTCTAATCACATACAAATATTTGTTAAACCATGAATTATTTGCATCAGAGGGTTTTTCATTCTATCATGCCTATGCCAGCTGAAAGGaattgtcctgatgcagggtctcgaaCCAAAATGTTGATCATCcccttgcctccacagatgctgcttgacccactgagtttttcCAACAGTTTGTTTCtagctccaggttccagcatctgcagtatcgcgTGTCCCCCAGAATAGTTCTCTATCTGAATAGCACTTGGCAGCCTATGGTTCGTGATCTTAAAAAGTTGTAGAATTTCAAATGCTGCCCAGGCATTAAAGCTTTGATTTTTGAAAGTGTTTGCTCGATTGGTGTGGCTAGAAGGGACTACTCCGTGCTC
This window encodes:
- the LOC140211883 gene encoding solute carrier family 35 member D3, yielding MEPLQENPHRFHNVPFIGMAVPGPEGLRKWLQCGCWLSACVLYTACSAFFEFFSRIFINQYRFTFPAFIVLCQALLTIVILQLLKRARLLKIEPYLLERGEIFLLPSICFSFHSILIMWAVTASYSTVFMFIRQFTPMASLALMQAFNLKKRASSSIGHLVLMVTLCSVLAGVRSFNDEAIVYIYGLLNLMLESMYLILLQKICEDQKTSVMDVHYTCTINSCPLLFVYCLLHPETQRIYVSGSWTSLIFLGFFSLVLILGCLLKFLICLCTLLSSALMASMMVIAKTDALTLRTIIANEWTFLSPQLTTLLISASGIGIFLYKVSGETNISTRKERVGIQL